The window CGGGCCGCACACGAGGATTTCGCCAGCCTGCCGGCGGCGCACGCCCGCGAGGCCAAGGTTGCTCAGGAGCGTGATGCCCGTCAGGCGACGCTGGCCCTGCTGCGTGTCGAAATGATTGCCGACCAGGATACCAACGTCGAGAAAATGGCGGCTGCATCGGCCGCAGCCGACCACGCGAGCGAGCCGACGGAGGCCGCAACGTCGAGCGCACCGACGCCGGTTGCATCCGTTCCGGATGTCGCTGCACCGGTAGCCGTACCCTCGACCGAAGCGACCGCGGCACCAGTTGCCGTCACGACGACCGAACCGCCAGCTGTGAATCCGCCAACTGTCGTGGCGGCCGTCACCGCGCGGCCGCAACCTGATGCGCAAGCGCCGGTCGCAAGCGCGCCCCCGCAAGCGGTGCTGCCTCAGCCTGACGTGAAAGTCGCTGCGCTGGCCGACCCGGCCGCCGCCAGTGCGGAGGTCGCGACGGCGCCGCCGGCTGCGATGGCCGCGTCAAAGCCAACGGGCAAGACGGATGTCAAAGCGGCGTCGAAAGCCGACACGCCAGATGCCGCAAAATCGGCCAAGGCGAAGCGGGCAGCCATCGCACGCCAGAAGGCCGCGTCACGCAGTCGAGCAAGGGCCGCGGCGCAGGTGATGCAGCAGCAGATGCAACCGAGCGATCCGTTTGCCGGTTTCGGCAATCAGCGCACGGCGGCGTTCCCGCGATAATTTTTGACGCGTTTTCTTAACGCGAACCGGTCGCCACTTCGCTCGAAAACGCTATGGATCAAGCCGCCCCGGTCGCGATCGGCGGTCCGTCCGCCTGTCCCCATTCCGTCCAGGAGCCGTCATAGAGCGCCGTGCCGCGCACGCCGATGCGATAGAGCGCGAGCGTCAGCACCGCGGCAGAGACGCCGGAGCCGCAGCTGGTCACCACCGGGCGTGCCAGGTCGAGCCCCTCATTGCCGAACAACTGCTTCAACTCCTCGACCGACTTCATCGTCCCGTTCCTAGCGTCGATCAGCTCATTGTAGGGCAGGTTCAGGCTCGATGGGATGTGGCCCGAGCGCAGACCTGGACGCGGCTCGGTCACCGTGCCGGCAAAGCGATTGCGTGCGCGCGCGTCGATCATCTGCTCGCGCTGCGAGGCGAGGTTGTCGACAAGCTGGTCCTTGCTGCGGATAGAGGACGGATTAAAGGTCGCAGAGAACTGTCCGGGCTTCGGCGACACCGGACCGGACTGCACGGGGCGGTGTTCTGCGCGCCATTTCTGCAGGCCGCCGTCAAGCACTTTGATGTTGGTGTGGCCGAAGCTGAGGAACATCCACCAGGCGCGTGGCGCGGCCATCCAGCCTCCGGAATCATAGGCGACGACGAGATTGTCGCTGGAGATGCCGAGGTCGCCGACGTCACGCGCGAACTGTTGTTCTCCGGGATACATGTGCGGCAGCGGACTGTCGTGATCGGATACGGCATCCACGTCGAAGAACGCCGCGCCCGGAATGTGGGCCGCGAGAAAATCATCCACCGGCAGCGGCAGCACGCCCGGCAACTTGAAGGACGCATCGATGACGCGCACCTTCGGATCGTTGAGATGGTCTGCCAGCCATTGCGTGGAAACGAGGGGATCGTCGGTCGCGGTGCTGTTCGTCGAAGTCATGGTTATGTCCAGTTATGATTTCGGCGCGCGCGGCTCGACCTTTTCGGTCGGCCCGCCAGCATCGCGCCAGGCGGCATAGCCGCCGGCGATGTGCGCGACCGGCTTCAGACCCATGTCCTGCGCGGTCTTGGCGGCAAGCGCGGAGCGCAGACCGCCGGCGCAATGGAAGATGAACTTCTTGTCCTGCTGGAAGGCTGGCTTGGCGTAGGGGCTTTCCGGATCGATCCAGAACTCCAGCATGCCGCGGGTGCAGGCGAACGCACCGGGGATGCGACCGTCACGCTCGATCTCGCGCGGATCGCGGATGTCGACGATCACCACGTCGTTGCCCTGCGCCGCCTTGATGGCGTCGGCCGCGCTCATGGTCTCGATCTCCGCGTTGGCTTCGTCGACAAGGGCCTTGTAGCCGCGATGAATGGTCTGGGGCATCGATGGTGGGCTTTCCACTTTTTGTTGATTCTTGGACGTTGGGTTCGTCTTGGCCGAACGAGGAACTATCGCACCAGTTCCTTCATGGCGTTTTCCAGGCCTTCGAGCGTCAGCGGGTACATGCGATCGGACATCAGCCGCCGGATGATGGTGGTGGATTCCGAATAGTCCCAGTGCTTCTGCGCCACCGGGTTGAGCCAGACCGCATGCGGATAGGTCCGCGTCACGCGCTCAAGCCAGACCGAGCCTGCCTCCTCGTTGACGTGTTCGACCGAGCCGCCGGGCACCACGATCTCATAGGGGCTCATCGAGGCGTCGCCGACGAACACGATCTTGTAGTCGTGCGGATACTTGTGCAGCACGTCCCAGGTTGGTGTGCGGTCGGTGAAGCGGCGCTTGTTGTTCTTCCACACGCCTTCATAGAGGCAGTTGTGGAAGTAGAAATATTCCATGTGCTTGAACTCGGTCTTCGCCGCCGAGAACAGCTCCTCCACCTGCTTGATGTGGGAATCCATCGAGCCGCCGTTGTCGAAGAAGATGAGAACCTTCACCGCGTTGCGCCGCTCCGGGCGCATGTGGACATCGAGATAGCCGTGGTTGGCGGTTTCCTTGATGGTGGTGTCGAGATCGAGCTCGTCCGGCGCACCGGTGCGGGCAAACTTGCGCAGCCGCCGCAGCGCCACCTTGATGTTGCGGATGCCGAGCTCGACATTGCCGTCGAGATCCTTGAACTCGCGGCGGTCCCACACCTTCACCGCGCGGAAGTTGCGGTTTGTCTCCTGGCCGATGCGGATGCCTTCGGGATTGTAGCCGTGTGCGCCGAACGGCGAGGTGCCGCCGGTGCCGATCCACTTGTTGCCGCCCTGATGCCGGCCCTTCTGTTCCTTCAGGCGCTCGCGCAGCGTCTCCATGAGCTTGTCCCAGCCCATGGCCTCGATTTGCTTCTTCTCTTCCTCGGTCAGGTATTTCTCGGCGAGCTTCTTCAGCCATTCCGCCGGAATGTCGGCCTTCTCCATGGCGTCGAGCAGGCTCTCAAGCCCCTTGAAGGTGGCGCCGAACACGCGGTCGAACTTGTCGAGATTGCGCTCGTCCTTCACCAGCGAGGCGCGGGACAGATAATAGAAATTCTCCACTGTCTGTTCGGCGAGGTCGGCGTTCAGCGCCTCGATCAGGGTCAGATATTCGCGCAGGGTCACGGGGACCTGCGCATCGCGGAGAGATGTGAAGAATTGCAAGAACATGAATGGCAGTTTGCCCGTGAAGGGCCTGCCGTCAAGCGCCCCGGCGGGATTATTGCCTGTCGGCGACGCCCGGCAAGGCTGGCATGTTTTGGCGACACAAGGGCGGCTGTGGTCTGGACCAGCCCGGTTTTTCAACTAAAGTCAGTCTGTTGGGCGATCCGTCCGGGCGCTGGATTTGCATACGGGCGTTTGAAACAGAAGGGGGATTGGCTGATGGGTATCATTGTTTGGCTTATCGTCGGTGCCATCGCGGGTTGGCTTGCGGGGCTCATCGTCAAGGGCGCAGGCTTCGGCCTGCTTGGCAATATCATCGTCGGCATCATCGGTGCCGTGGTGGCGGGCTGGCTGTTGCCCCGGCTCGGCATCTATCTGGGCGGCGGCATTGTCGCCGAAATCATCAACGCTGCGATCGGCGGCATCATCGTTCTCGTCATTCTGTCGTTCATCAGACGCGCGTGACGGGTGTTTTCAGGTTGGGACGACCGCCGCGACGGCGGTCGTTTCATGTGTGCAGAAGCGAGGCGGACTTTCGATGAAATTTACCGGCACCAAGGATTACGTTGCGACCGATGACCTCAAGATCGCCGTCAATGCGGCCATCGTGCTTGAACGTCCGTTGCTGGTGAAAGGCGAGCCGGGCACCGGCAAGACGGTGCTGGCCGAGGAAGTCGCCAAGGCGCTGAACGCGCCGCTCCTGACCTGGCACATCAAGTCCACCACCAAGGCGCAGCAGGGCCTTTATGAATACGACGCGGTGTCGCGGCTGCGCGACAGCCAGCTCGGCGATCCCCGGGTGTCCGACATCGGCAACTACATCAAGCGCGGCAAGGTGTGGGACGCCTTTACCTCCGAGCAGCGCCCGGTGTTGCTGATCGACGAGATCGACAAGGCCGACATCGAATTCCCCAACGATCTGCTGCTCGAGCTCGACCGCATGGAATTCCATGTCTACGAGACCGGCGAGACCATCCGCGCCGCCAAGCGGCCGATCGTGATGATCACCTCGAACAACGAGAAGGAATTGCCGGACGCGTTCCTGCGCCGTTGCTTTTTCCACTACATCAAGTTCCCCGATGCCGACACCATGGGCCGGATCGTTGACGTGCATTTCCCCGGCATCAAGCAGCGGCTGGTGCAGGAAGCGATGCGGATCTTCTTCGAAGTGCGCGAAGTGCCGGGCCTGAAGAAGAAGCCCTCGACCTCGGAATTGCTGGACTGGCTGAAGCTGCTGCTCAATGAAGACATCACGCCGGAAACGTTGCGGGAGCGCGATCCGCGCAAGCTGATCCCGCCGCTGCATGGCGCGCTGCTCAAGAACGAGCAGGATGTTCACCTGTTCGAGCGGCTGGCGTTCCTCAGCCGCCGCGAGGTCTGAGCCCGGTCATATCAAGTGGGTATCCGACATTGAAAGCCGCCTTCGGGCGGCTTTTTCTTTTCGAATGTATACATATAGGTTTTATAATACCGTAAATTTTGGAGATATTGCGAGCGTATCGAATTTAATGTATACATGATGGATGCAATAAGAGGTCGTCGGGAGGATTTCAGCCATGACCCAGCCCCAGCCCTTTCCCATGAACGCCTGGTACGCCGCTGCCTGGGACGTCGATATCAGGGACGCGCTGTTTCCGCGCACCATCTGCGGCAAGCATGTGGTGATGTACCGCAAGGCCGACGGCACGGTTGCCGCGCTCGAGGACGCCTGCTGGCATCGCCTGGTGCCGTTGTCCAAGGGGCGGCTGGAAGGCGACACCGTGGTCTGCGGCTATCACGGCCTGAAATACAACGCGCAGGGCCGCTGCACCTTCATGCCCTCGCAGGAGACCATCAATCCCTCGGCCTGCGTGCGCGCCTATCCGGTGGTGGAGCGCGACCGTTTCATCTGGCTGTGGATGGGCGATCCGGCGCTGGCCGATCCCGCCCGTGTTCCGGACATGCACTGGAACGACGATCCGGCCTGGGCCGGCGACGGCAAGACCATCCATGCCAAATGCGACTATCGCCTGGTGGTCGACAATCTGATGGATCTCACCCACGAGAGCTTCGTGCACGCCGGCAGCATCGGCAACGATGCGGTGGCGGAGGCGCCGTTCGACGTCACCCACAGCGACACCACCGTCACCGTGACGCGCTGGATGAAAGGCATCGAGCCGCCGCCGTTCTGGGCGATGCAGATGCCGGAGGCGGACCTGGTCGACCGCTGGCAGATCATCCACTTCCAGGCCCCCGGCACCGTCAACATCGATGTCGGCGTGGCGCGCGCGGGAACCGGTGCGCCGGAGGGCGATCGCTCGCAGGGCGTCGGCGGTTATGTGCTCAACACCATGACGCCGGAGACGGCGACCACCTGCCATTATTTCTGGGCGTTCGTGCGCAACCACCGCCTCACCGAGCAGAAGCTGACCACCGAAATTCGTGAGGGCGTCTCCGGCATCTTCCGCCAGGACGAGATCATCCTCGAAGCCCAGCAGCGCGCGATGGACGAAAATCCCGATCGCGTCTTCTACAATCTCAACATCGATGCCGGCGCGATGTGGGCGCGGCGGGTGATTGACCGGATGATCGCCGGCGAGACCTCGCCACCGCGTTTGCAGGCGGCGGAATAGCGCCATGAACGAGCGCGAGGCCGACCGCTCCGTATCGCAAACCGTGCGCGCGCAACTCGCCTTGCGCAACCTGATCCTGTCCGGCGGCCTGCGCTCGGGCGAACGCATTTCCGAACTTCAGGCCGTGGAGACCACGGGGGTCTCCCGCACACCGGTGCGCATGGCGCTGGTGCGGCTGGAGGAAGAAGGTCTGCTGGAAGTCATTCCCTCCGGCGGCTTCATGGTGAAGGCGTTTTCCGAACGCGACGCGCTGGATTCCATCGAGCTGCGCGGCACCCTCGAAGGGCTCGCCGCACGCTTTGCCGCGGAGCGCGGCGTGTCGGCCCGCAGCCTTGCGCCGTTGAAGGAAACCCTGGCGGAACTGGACGAGCTGATGCGCCTCGATCCGATCGCGGTGGAGACGTTTTCGTCCTATGTCACACTGAACGCGCGGTTTCACGCCTTGCTCGCCGAATTGTCGGGCAGTGCGCCGGTGATCCGGCAGATCGACCGCGCCTCGGCGCTGCCGTTCGCCTCGCCAAGCGGCTTCGTCATGGCCCAATCGGCGCTGACAGAGGCGCGCCAGCATCTGATCATCGGCCAGGATCACCATCACATCGTGGTCGATGCGATCGAGAATCGGGAAGGCGCCCGCGCAGAAGCCGTGATGCGCGAACATGCGCGGCTTGCGGTTCGCAACCTGCAACTGGCGCTGCGCAACCGCACCAGCCTGGACATGCTGCCGGCGCTGGCGCTGATCCGCTCGCCGGTTACGGACATCTGAGGAGATCACCATGCGATTTGCCCAGTCATGGTCGCCGTGCGTCGTGCAGCAGATCCGCGATGTCGCGCCGCAGATTCGCGAGATCACGCTGCGACCCGAGAAGACCGGCACCGAGACCTATCCGGTCGGTAGCCACATCAACGTCAATCTTCTGATCGATGGCCAGCCGGAGACGCGCTCCTATTCGCTGGTCGGCGAGACGGGGGCGAACAGCTATCGCATCGCGGTGCGGCTTGCGCCGGACAGCCACGGCGGCTCGCGCGCGATGTGGGCGCTGACGCCGGGGGCGCGCATCGAGGTGAGCAATCCCACCTCGCTGGTCGAACTGGATTGGAGGCGCCCAAGCTATTGCCTGATCGCCGGCGGCATCGGCATCACGCCGATCTTCGGTTTCGCGGCGGCACTGGCGCGGCGCAACGCTGCGCTCAAGCTGCATTACTGCGTGCGGTCGCGCGCCGACGCTGCTTATCTCGACGAGCTCGCGTCATTGCTCGGCGACCGGCTCGTCGTGCATGCCGGCGATGAAGGTGGGCGCCTCGATCTCGATGCGACGTTTGCGCAACTGCCAGCGGAAACCATGACCATCCTGTGCGGCCCGATGCGTCTGCTGGATGCGGCGCGGCGCAGCTGGCAGGCCGCCGGCCGGCCGCTGCCGGATCTGCGCTACGAGACGTTTGGGTCGAGCGGGCTGCTGCCGACCGAGGCGTTTCGGGTGCGCATCAGCAATGGTGGTGGCGAAGTCGTTATCCCGGCGAACAAGTCGATGCTGGAAGTGTTGAACGAGGCAGGGCACGACGTGATGTCGGATTGCGAGCGCGGCGAATGCGGCGTCTGCGCCCTCGATGTGGTTGAGGTCGACGGCGAGATCGACCATCGCGACGTGTTCTTCAGCGATCACCAGAAGCAGGAAAACCGCAAGATGTGCGCGTGTGTGTCGCGCGCGGTGGGCGTGGTGACGGTGGATACGCTGTATCGAAGGGATGCGGCGTAGGTTTTGACAAGCGGGCAACGTCTGCTCTGAAGTTATCCCACCCACATTGTCATCACCGGGCTTGTCCCCATAGGCGCTAAGAATTGAAGCATCTCGACACCCTCAACTGTCATGCCCGCGCACGCACGCGGGCATGCAGTACGCCCGGTGTGCAAGAGGAATTGCTGCATTCATCACAA is drawn from Bradyrhizobium prioriisuperbiae and contains these coding sequences:
- a CDS encoding VWA domain-containing protein, which encodes MFLQFFTSLRDAQVPVTLREYLTLIEALNADLAEQTVENFYYLSRASLVKDERNLDKFDRVFGATFKGLESLLDAMEKADIPAEWLKKLAEKYLTEEEKKQIEAMGWDKLMETLRERLKEQKGRHQGGNKWIGTGGTSPFGAHGYNPEGIRIGQETNRNFRAVKVWDRREFKDLDGNVELGIRNIKVALRRLRKFARTGAPDELDLDTTIKETANHGYLDVHMRPERRNAVKVLIFFDNGGSMDSHIKQVEELFSAAKTEFKHMEYFYFHNCLYEGVWKNNKRRFTDRTPTWDVLHKYPHDYKIVFVGDASMSPYEIVVPGGSVEHVNEEAGSVWLERVTRTYPHAVWLNPVAQKHWDYSESTTIIRRLMSDRMYPLTLEGLENAMKELVR
- a CDS encoding PDR/VanB family oxidoreductase translates to MRFAQSWSPCVVQQIRDVAPQIREITLRPEKTGTETYPVGSHINVNLLIDGQPETRSYSLVGETGANSYRIAVRLAPDSHGGSRAMWALTPGARIEVSNPTSLVELDWRRPSYCLIAGGIGITPIFGFAAALARRNAALKLHYCVRSRADAAYLDELASLLGDRLVVHAGDEGGRLDLDATFAQLPAETMTILCGPMRLLDAARRSWQAAGRPLPDLRYETFGSSGLLPTEAFRVRISNGGGEVVIPANKSMLEVLNEAGHDVMSDCERGECGVCALDVVEVDGEIDHRDVFFSDHQKQENRKMCACVSRAVGVVTVDTLYRRDAA
- a CDS encoding GntR family transcriptional regulator, which produces MNEREADRSVSQTVRAQLALRNLILSGGLRSGERISELQAVETTGVSRTPVRMALVRLEEEGLLEVIPSGGFMVKAFSERDALDSIELRGTLEGLAARFAAERGVSARSLAPLKETLAELDELMRLDPIAVETFSSYVTLNARFHALLAELSGSAPVIRQIDRASALPFASPSGFVMAQSALTEARQHLIIGQDHHHIVVDAIENREGARAEAVMREHARLAVRNLQLALRNRTSLDMLPALALIRSPVTDI
- a CDS encoding aromatic ring-hydroxylating dioxygenase subunit alpha; this translates as MTQPQPFPMNAWYAAAWDVDIRDALFPRTICGKHVVMYRKADGTVAALEDACWHRLVPLSKGRLEGDTVVCGYHGLKYNAQGRCTFMPSQETINPSACVRAYPVVERDRFIWLWMGDPALADPARVPDMHWNDDPAWAGDGKTIHAKCDYRLVVDNLMDLTHESFVHAGSIGNDAVAEAPFDVTHSDTTVTVTRWMKGIEPPPFWAMQMPEADLVDRWQIIHFQAPGTVNIDVGVARAGTGAPEGDRSQGVGGYVLNTMTPETATTCHYFWAFVRNHRLTEQKLTTEIREGVSGIFRQDEIILEAQQRAMDENPDRVFYNLNIDAGAMWARRVIDRMIAGETSPPRLQAAE
- the sseA gene encoding 3-mercaptopyruvate sulfurtransferase; the protein is MTSTNSTATDDPLVSTQWLADHLNDPKVRVIDASFKLPGVLPLPVDDFLAAHIPGAAFFDVDAVSDHDSPLPHMYPGEQQFARDVGDLGISSDNLVVAYDSGGWMAAPRAWWMFLSFGHTNIKVLDGGLQKWRAEHRPVQSGPVSPKPGQFSATFNPSSIRSKDQLVDNLASQREQMIDARARNRFAGTVTEPRPGLRSGHIPSSLNLPYNELIDARNGTMKSVEELKQLFGNEGLDLARPVVTSCGSGVSAAVLTLALYRIGVRGTALYDGSWTEWGQADGPPIATGAA
- a CDS encoding MoxR family ATPase, whose translation is MKFTGTKDYVATDDLKIAVNAAIVLERPLLVKGEPGTGKTVLAEEVAKALNAPLLTWHIKSTTKAQQGLYEYDAVSRLRDSQLGDPRVSDIGNYIKRGKVWDAFTSEQRPVLLIDEIDKADIEFPNDLLLELDRMEFHVYETGETIRAAKRPIVMITSNNEKELPDAFLRRCFFHYIKFPDADTMGRIVDVHFPGIKQRLVQEAMRIFFEVREVPGLKKKPSTSELLDWLKLLLNEDITPETLRERDPRKLIPPLHGALLKNEQDVHLFERLAFLSRREV
- a CDS encoding GlsB/YeaQ/YmgE family stress response membrane protein; protein product: MGIIVWLIVGAIAGWLAGLIVKGAGFGLLGNIIVGIIGAVVAGWLLPRLGIYLGGGIVAEIINAAIGGIIVLVILSFIRRA
- a CDS encoding rhodanese-like domain-containing protein; the encoded protein is MPQTIHRGYKALVDEANAEIETMSAADAIKAAQGNDVVIVDIRDPREIERDGRIPGAFACTRGMLEFWIDPESPYAKPAFQQDKKFIFHCAGGLRSALAAKTAQDMGLKPVAHIAGGYAAWRDAGGPTEKVEPRAPKS